Proteins from one Triticum aestivum cultivar Chinese Spring chromosome 7A, IWGSC CS RefSeq v2.1, whole genome shotgun sequence genomic window:
- the LOC123151973 gene encoding probable glutathione S-transferase BZ2, with amino-acid sequence MALAEGDDKAEAGVRVLGGRMSPFTMRARMALELRGVAYELLEESFEPRKSDRLLAANPVYKKIPVLLLPDGRAVCESGVIAQYVDEAWPAASAAPLLPEDPYQRAMHRFWTAFVDDRFWPALDGASLAPTPEARAEAAAEARAALRHLEEAFAALSNGGAFFSGAAPGLLDIALGCFLPALRACERLSGALLLDEAATPLLKKWSERFAGVHAVEALLPETDEVVGFTRFLQAKFGVAGAN; translated from the coding sequence ATGGCGCTGGCGGAAGGCGACGACAAGGCGGAGGCGGGGGTGCGCGTGCTGGGCGGGCGGATGAGCCCGTTCACAATGCGGGCGCGCATGGCGCTGGAGCTGCGCGGGGTCGCGTACGAGCTGCTGGAGGAGAGCTTCGAGCCCCGCAAGAGCGACCGCCTCCTCGCCGCCAACCCCGTCTACAAGAAGATCCCTGTCCTGCTACTCCCCGACGGCCGCGCGGTCTGCGAGTCCGGCGTCATCGCGCAGTACGTCGACGAGGcctggcccgccgcctccgccgcgcccctGCTGCCCGAGGATCCCTACCAGCGCGCGATGCACCGCTTCTGGACCGCGTTCGTCGACGACAGGTTCTGGCCGGCGCTGGACGGCGCCTCCCTGGCGCCCACCCCGGAGGCCCGCGCcgaggccgccgccgaggcccgtgcCGCGCTGCGGCACCTCGAGGAGGCCTTCGCCGCGCTCAGCAACGGcggggccttcttctccggcgcggCGCCGGGGCTCCTCGACATCGCGCTCGGTTGCTTCCTGCCGGCGCTCAGGGCCTGCGAGCGCCTCAGCGGCGCCCTCCTGCTGGACGAGGCCGCCACGCCGCTCCTCAAGAAGTGGAGCGAGAGGTTCGCCGGCGTCCACGCAGTCGAGGCGCTCCTGCCGGAGACCGACGAGGTTGTCGGCTtcacaaggttcttgcaggccaagttCGGCGTCGCGGGCGCAAATTAA